The following proteins come from a genomic window of Flavobacterium eburneipallidum:
- a CDS encoding exopolysaccharide transport family protein gives MDFKKEFFKYFQYWPWFLVSLIVFMGTAFLYIKSVPSTYQTSALIFIDKEKEAETKIITISGDQKSDKDKLEEEIRLATSNDFLLKVVKSLNLNVNYFEKVYNVQSKNIGEVPFLVTTTVSKDLLPQVAYDIKINSQGFVITDPITEQSYTVNGFDGKQTVEGLPFTIQLSAKAKNNPSAYFENEYVVKLEPNDAALNNLKSSLEVLTDENSKGTIEFNHVGVNPVQSREILKEIIVLLDKNIVINKQKLFTNTVSYLNQRIRNFGKEKDSIESVKEKFLQNNDILVMDNYIVEKTADRSMKNESSMLNEKQIALTNFAINDIRRSGPTKTLGTDYKLEAPTVNQMLINYNARLLESELILQRAQKNNPTYISLMTQLQVQKQEILNTLEGYLNFLKQTNKVNKTEQSIADSKAKSIPTQDKILGNINSNLVTKEGTYAALLQKREEAVLNGAILESNLKTLNSPETNYSAIFPQPKSFMLGALMFGLLIPFGIIYVGLQLDSKLHNEEDIHKVMPNVPFLGYIPKIDTNEKLDNSATSRSTIAEATRTLFSNVTYLLPGRKEHKGNLIVFTSSIQGEGKSFCAFHNAVTISNLNKKVLLIGVDLRNPQLHEYFGLEKNVLGLTDFLSNKSEDWKSFLRKDTNFSENLDILFAGEIPPNPTQLLTNSNLESLIEEAKTIYDFIILDTAPVQMVSDTLNFSYLADATVYVMKYDFTDKSTLSSVNNFIKKEQLKNVGVVINGVDMKTAYGYGYGPNYSYQYQEAKVKKPWYKRKSKA, from the coding sequence ATGGATTTTAAAAAAGAATTTTTCAAGTATTTTCAATATTGGCCTTGGTTTTTGGTTAGTTTGATTGTATTTATGGGTACTGCTTTTCTTTACATTAAGTCAGTGCCAAGCACCTACCAAACTTCGGCTTTAATCTTTATTGACAAAGAAAAAGAAGCAGAAACAAAGATTATTACTATTAGTGGTGATCAAAAAAGTGATAAAGATAAGTTAGAAGAAGAAATTAGATTAGCTACATCCAATGATTTTTTATTGAAAGTGGTAAAAAGTTTAAATTTGAATGTAAATTATTTTGAAAAAGTATATAATGTTCAAAGTAAAAACATAGGTGAAGTTCCTTTTCTAGTAACGACAACCGTCTCAAAAGATTTATTACCACAAGTTGCTTACGATATTAAAATTAATAGTCAAGGATTTGTCATTACAGATCCAATTACTGAACAAAGCTATACTGTTAATGGATTTGATGGAAAACAAACAGTAGAAGGATTGCCTTTTACAATTCAATTATCAGCAAAAGCAAAAAACAATCCTTCTGCTTATTTTGAAAATGAATATGTAGTGAAATTGGAACCTAATGATGCTGCTTTAAATAACCTAAAATCATCACTAGAGGTTTTGACAGATGAAAATTCTAAAGGAACAATTGAGTTCAATCATGTTGGTGTTAATCCAGTACAGTCAAGAGAAATACTAAAAGAAATTATTGTCTTGTTGGACAAAAATATTGTTATCAACAAACAAAAACTTTTCACCAATACAGTTTCCTACTTAAATCAAAGAATAAGAAATTTTGGTAAAGAAAAAGACTCTATCGAGAGTGTAAAAGAAAAGTTTTTACAAAATAATGACATATTGGTAATGGACAATTATATTGTCGAAAAAACGGCCGATAGGAGTATGAAAAATGAGAGCAGCATGCTCAATGAAAAACAAATAGCATTAACCAATTTTGCTATAAATGATATACGAAGATCAGGACCTACTAAAACTTTGGGTACTGATTATAAATTAGAAGCCCCTACAGTAAATCAAATGCTGATAAATTATAACGCTAGACTTTTAGAAAGTGAATTGATTTTGCAAAGGGCACAAAAAAACAATCCAACTTACATAAGTTTAATGACTCAACTTCAGGTTCAAAAACAAGAAATTTTGAACACTCTAGAAGGTTATTTGAACTTTTTAAAACAAACCAATAAGGTTAATAAAACAGAACAAAGCATTGCCGATTCAAAAGCGAAAAGTATCCCAACACAGGATAAAATATTAGGAAATATCAATAGTAATCTTGTTACAAAAGAAGGAACTTATGCGGCATTATTGCAAAAAAGAGAAGAAGCAGTTTTAAACGGAGCTATTTTAGAATCGAATTTAAAGACTTTAAACTCACCAGAAACCAATTATTCAGCCATTTTTCCGCAGCCTAAATCATTTATGTTAGGAGCCTTAATGTTTGGATTATTGATACCATTTGGAATTATTTATGTTGGTTTACAGTTAGATTCCAAGTTGCATAATGAAGAGGATATCCACAAAGTAATGCCTAATGTGCCTTTTTTAGGATACATTCCTAAAATTGATACTAACGAAAAGTTAGACAATTCAGCAACTTCTCGTTCTACAATAGCCGAGGCAACTCGAACCTTGTTCTCGAACGTAACCTATTTATTGCCAGGAAGAAAAGAACATAAAGGAAATTTGATAGTATTTACTTCCTCTATTCAAGGAGAAGGGAAATCATTCTGTGCTTTTCACAACGCTGTAACAATTAGTAATCTTAATAAAAAAGTATTATTGATAGGTGTCGATTTAAGAAACCCTCAATTGCATGAGTACTTTGGTTTAGAAAAAAATGTATTAGGACTTACTGATTTCTTGTCTAATAAAAGTGAAGATTGGAAAAGCTTCTTAAGAAAAGATACTAATTTTTCAGAAAATCTAGATATACTATTCGCTGGAGAAATTCCTCCAAATCCAACTCAATTGTTGACAAATTCTAATTTGGAGTCTTTGATTGAAGAGGCAAAAACAATTTATGATTTTATAATTTTGGATACAGCTCCAGTTCAAATGGTATCCGATACACTCAATTTTAGTTATTTGGCTGATGCTACTGTATATGTTATGAAATATGATTTTACAGACAAAAGTACTTTAAGTAGTGTAAATAACTTTATTAAAAAGGAACAATTAAAAAATGTTGGTGTTGTTATTAATGGAGTAGATATGAAAACAGCTTATGGTTATGGCTATGGACCAAACTACAGTTATCAATATCAAGAAGCCAAAGTAAAAAAACCTTGGTATAAAAGGAAATCCAAAGCATAA
- a CDS encoding DapH/DapD/GlmU-related protein: MKQQYEQNSPYDSPWTKSQRIKMFVWEYVWLLFCVWTPKPANRWRLFWLKLFGCKIYGKPFVHQRARIQIPWNLILHDYACLGDRANAYTLGVIEIFEHATVGQEVYLCTGTHAFDQPAMNLITSKITIERNVFIGARAFIMPGVTIAENAIVGAGSLVTKNVDKNAIVGGNPAKFIKSRNFE; this comes from the coding sequence ATGAAACAGCAGTACGAACAAAATTCGCCCTATGATTCACCATGGACTAAATCCCAAAGGATAAAAATGTTCGTCTGGGAATATGTTTGGCTTTTATTTTGTGTTTGGACTCCAAAACCCGCTAATCGGTGGAGGTTGTTTTGGCTAAAATTATTTGGATGTAAAATTTACGGAAAACCTTTTGTACACCAAAGAGCTAGAATTCAAATTCCGTGGAATCTAATTTTGCATGATTATGCCTGTCTTGGGGATAGGGCAAATGCTTATACTTTGGGGGTTATCGAAATATTTGAGCATGCTACTGTTGGGCAAGAAGTGTATCTTTGCACTGGCACACACGCATTCGATCAGCCAGCCATGAACTTAATAACAAGTAAAATTACTATTGAAAGAAATGTGTTTATAGGTGCTAGAGCTTTTATCATGCCAGGAGTAACTATTGCTGAAAATGCTATCGTTGGTGCAGGAAGTTTAGTGACTAAAAATGTAGATAAAAACGCCATAGTAGGAGGGAATCCTGCCAAATTTATAAAATCTAGAAATTTTGAATAA
- a CDS encoding glycosyltransferase family 2 protein, translating into MNKIPVTVIVSVKNEALNLPSCLEKLKRFDQLIVVDSGSTDDTITIAKEMGAEVLQFNWNGKFPKKRNWALQNANLLHEWILFLDADEFVTDAFVDEVAIKTLDPNYNGYTIQFENYFMGKKLRYGYGFNKSALFKKSKGAYEKIDEDLWSHLDMEVHEHPIIEGKVGVVKAKVVHKDFKNLEHYIDKHNAYSTWEAQRYLQLKQSKNGHLSLNQKIKYGLLNTGLLPAVYFIGAYFLKLGFLDGKEGFYLARFKSHYFFQIQTKVALLKKIKTN; encoded by the coding sequence TTGAATAAGATACCTGTTACCGTCATTGTTTCAGTTAAAAATGAAGCACTCAATTTACCATCTTGTTTGGAGAAATTAAAGCGATTTGATCAGCTAATAGTAGTAGATTCAGGGAGTACTGATGATACTATTACTATTGCCAAAGAAATGGGAGCTGAAGTACTTCAATTTAACTGGAATGGTAAATTTCCGAAAAAGCGAAATTGGGCACTTCAAAACGCCAACCTTTTACATGAATGGATTTTGTTTTTAGATGCAGATGAATTTGTTACAGATGCTTTTGTAGATGAAGTAGCTATCAAAACTTTGGATCCTAATTATAATGGTTATACCATTCAGTTTGAGAATTATTTTATGGGGAAAAAGCTTCGCTATGGTTATGGTTTCAATAAATCGGCATTGTTTAAGAAATCTAAAGGAGCTTATGAGAAAATAGACGAAGATTTATGGAGTCATTTAGACATGGAAGTACACGAACATCCTATAATAGAAGGTAAAGTAGGTGTTGTCAAGGCAAAAGTTGTCCATAAAGATTTTAAAAATTTAGAACATTATATTGATAAACACAATGCCTATTCTACTTGGGAAGCGCAAAGATATTTACAACTCAAGCAATCAAAAAACGGGCATTTATCTTTGAATCAAAAAATTAAATACGGTCTTCTTAATACAGGCTTGCTTCCTGCAGTTTATTTTATAGGAGCCTATTTTCTAAAATTAGGATTTTTAGACGGGAAGGAAGGATTTTATTTAGCACGTTTCAAATCACATTATTTCTTTCAAATTCAAACTAAAGTAGCATTATTAAAAAAAATAAAAACAAACTAA
- a CDS encoding glycosyltransferase family 2 protein, with product MRITIITVCYNRKATIGKAINSVLEQDYDDVEYIIVDGNSTDGTKEIIESYGDRISRYISEPDKGMYDAINKGLKLATGDVIGLMHSDDEFYDKKAISRIAARFNYEQNIDGVYGDGVYVSNDNEERLIRNRIGGMFSLKKVKEGWLPLHPTVYIKKSVIDQHGLYNLDFKIASDTEFLLRYLYKYKIKMSYIDAYIVKMRMGGMSTSIRRAFEVLYEDYKIYKFHGLAAFGVVFLKKTIALRQYLVQL from the coding sequence ATGAGAATTACTATAATCACTGTGTGTTACAATCGAAAAGCAACTATTGGTAAAGCCATTAATAGTGTTTTAGAACAAGATTATGATGATGTAGAATATATTATTGTTGATGGTAATTCTACAGATGGAACAAAAGAAATTATTGAGTCTTATGGAGATAGAATTAGTCGATATATTTCTGAACCTGACAAAGGGATGTATGATGCAATAAATAAAGGATTGAAATTAGCAACAGGAGATGTTATCGGTTTGATGCACTCTGATGATGAGTTTTATGACAAGAAAGCTATAAGTAGAATAGCAGCTCGTTTTAATTATGAGCAAAACATTGATGGTGTTTATGGAGATGGTGTTTATGTTTCAAATGATAATGAAGAGCGCTTGATTCGTAATCGTATAGGCGGAATGTTTAGCCTTAAAAAAGTAAAAGAGGGTTGGTTGCCTCTTCATCCAACGGTTTACATAAAAAAATCAGTTATCGATCAACATGGTTTGTATAATCTTGATTTTAAAATAGCTTCTGATACAGAATTCTTACTTCGTTATTTGTATAAGTATAAAATAAAGATGAGTTACATTGATGCTTATATTGTAAAAATGCGAATGGGAGGAATGAGTACCAGCATCAGACGTGCTTTTGAGGTTTTGTATGAAGATTATAAAATATACAAATTTCATGGTTTAGCCGCATTTGGAGTTGTTTTTCTTAAGAAAACCATCGCTTTAAGGCAATATTTAGTTCAACTATAA
- a CDS encoding glycosyltransferase family 4 protein translates to MKITIVQGAFFPIPPVLGGAVEKMWYGLAKEFVIQGHEVSYISKSHKGFLDFETEGGISHTRVKGYEAPSSGIVLKILDLFYTLRAIRKIPNDTDIIISNTFWLPILLSSKQQKKCMLDVARMPKGQMKFYTNNGRLRANSTPVAKAIKDEINAKYFDKVVMIPNTLPFKSNSAIDFSVKEKLILYTGRIHPEKGLDILIKSFELLNKNDWQLQIVGPYSTATGGGGDAYLQELKQLAKNSNVVFIEPVFDIDKLSEIYSKASIFVYPSVAEQGETFGVSPLEAMSWGCATIVSNLECFKDFLIHDKNGLCFDHRSENRVDILSQYLKDLINNPKRLVDLAKAGLVVNETHSNEKLATEFLKEFKAMKIK, encoded by the coding sequence ATGAAAATAACAATAGTTCAAGGTGCATTTTTTCCCATACCTCCCGTTTTAGGTGGAGCTGTTGAAAAAATGTGGTACGGTTTAGCAAAAGAATTCGTGATTCAAGGGCACGAAGTAAGTTATATATCAAAATCACACAAAGGTTTTTTAGATTTTGAAACTGAAGGAGGCATTAGCCATACGAGAGTCAAAGGTTATGAAGCTCCATCTTCCGGTATTGTCCTTAAGATTTTAGATTTATTTTATACTTTAAGAGCAATACGAAAAATACCGAATGATACAGATATTATCATTTCCAATACTTTTTGGTTGCCGATTCTTTTATCCTCAAAGCAGCAAAAAAAATGTATGCTTGATGTAGCAAGGATGCCTAAAGGACAAATGAAGTTTTATACTAATAATGGTCGTTTGAGAGCTAACTCAACTCCTGTTGCAAAAGCAATAAAAGACGAAATCAATGCAAAATATTTCGATAAAGTGGTGATGATACCGAATACATTACCTTTTAAAAGTAATAGTGCAATAGATTTTTCCGTAAAAGAAAAATTAATATTATACACAGGAAGAATTCATCCTGAAAAGGGATTGGATATTTTGATAAAATCCTTTGAGTTACTAAATAAAAACGATTGGCAATTACAAATTGTTGGTCCCTATTCTACAGCTACAGGAGGTGGAGGAGATGCTTATTTGCAGGAGCTAAAACAATTAGCCAAAAATAGTAATGTAGTATTTATAGAACCTGTTTTTGATATCGATAAATTGAGTGAAATATATTCAAAGGCATCGATATTTGTTTATCCTTCTGTGGCAGAGCAAGGTGAGACATTTGGGGTATCACCGTTAGAAGCCATGAGTTGGGGGTGTGCTACTATTGTATCAAACCTAGAATGCTTTAAAGATTTTCTTATTCATGATAAAAACGGTTTATGTTTCGATCATCGTTCTGAAAATAGGGTCGATATTTTGAGTCAATACCTTAAAGATTTAATTAATAATCCAAAACGATTAGTTGATTTAGCAAAAGCAGGATTAGTGGTTAATGAAACCCATTCTAATGAAAAATTAGCAACTGAATTTTTAAAGGAATTTAAGGCTATGAAAATTAAATAA
- a CDS encoding UDP-glucuronic acid decarboxylase family protein has product MKKILVTGGAGFVGSHLCKRLLNEGNDVICLDNYFTGAKSNIIELLDHPYFEMVRHDITEPYFAEVDEIYNLACPASPVHYQYNPIKTIKTSVMGAINVLGLAKRVKAKVLQASTSEVYGDPLVHPQKESYWGHVNPIGIRSCYDEGKRCAETLFMDYHNQNDVAIKIIRIFNTYGPNMNPADGRVVSNFIVQALEGKDITIFGDGLQTRSFQYVDDLVEGMIRMMGSDPAFLGPVNLGNPNEFTMLELAEAIIELTGSKSKIIYMPLPQDDPKQRQPDIALAKEKLQGWEPKIQLKEGLTTTINYFDKLLLK; this is encoded by the coding sequence ATGAAAAAAATATTAGTAACCGGAGGAGCTGGATTTGTAGGTTCTCATTTGTGTAAAAGATTATTGAATGAAGGTAATGATGTAATTTGTCTTGATAATTACTTTACAGGAGCCAAGTCCAATATTATCGAACTATTGGATCATCCTTATTTTGAAATGGTTCGCCATGATATAACAGAGCCTTATTTTGCCGAAGTAGATGAAATCTATAATTTAGCTTGTCCTGCATCGCCAGTGCATTATCAATATAATCCAATAAAAACAATCAAAACTTCTGTAATGGGTGCCATTAATGTTTTGGGATTAGCAAAACGTGTTAAAGCTAAAGTGTTGCAAGCTAGTACAAGTGAGGTTTATGGAGATCCATTGGTTCATCCTCAAAAGGAAAGCTATTGGGGGCATGTGAATCCTATAGGAATTCGTTCTTGTTATGATGAAGGAAAACGTTGTGCCGAGACTTTGTTTATGGACTATCACAATCAAAATGATGTGGCCATAAAAATTATTCGAATTTTCAATACTTATGGGCCAAATATGAATCCTGCCGATGGTAGAGTAGTGTCTAATTTTATTGTACAAGCCCTAGAAGGAAAAGACATCACTATTTTTGGAGATGGATTACAAACTCGTTCGTTTCAGTATGTAGATGATTTGGTAGAAGGGATGATTCGAATGATGGGGTCAGATCCAGCATTTTTAGGACCTGTGAATTTAGGTAATCCAAATGAATTCACCATGCTCGAATTAGCAGAAGCAATTATTGAATTGACAGGGTCAAAATCAAAAATTATTTACATGCCATTGCCACAAGACGATCCAAAACAAAGACAACCTGATATTGCTCTTGCTAAAGAAAAATTACAAGGTTGGGAACCTAAAATACAATTGAAAGAAGGATTGACAACAACTATTAATTATTTTGACAAGCTATTATTGAAGTAA
- a CDS encoding polysaccharide biosynthesis/export family protein — protein MKKILLPTILFFVLLLQSCTTKRQMLYLQDIDKQSNSVLTYSTAKIQTNDILKVDISDLNPVVAAPFNIGSSTGETSVDMMKLSGYLVSPQGNITLPILNEIKVGGLTPSDAEATIKARLISEGYLVSPTVQVRVLNNKFTILGEVNAPGVKPFSEESISLLDAIGMAGDITYSAIRKDVKLIRELDGKRIVYHVDLTKSSWMSNPDFRIRQNDVIIVTPNKLKVNSGGVIKDPIQLLGVVASLLALFLVIKQN, from the coding sequence ATGAAAAAAATCCTACTACCTACAATTTTATTCTTTGTTTTACTATTACAATCTTGTACTACCAAGAGGCAAATGCTCTATTTGCAGGATATAGATAAGCAATCTAATTCTGTTTTGACTTATTCAACAGCAAAGATTCAAACAAATGATATATTAAAAGTTGATATTAGTGATCTTAATCCTGTAGTAGCAGCACCATTTAACATTGGTTCTTCAACTGGTGAAACATCAGTAGATATGATGAAGTTGTCAGGTTATTTAGTTTCTCCTCAAGGAAATATAACATTGCCTATTTTGAATGAGATTAAAGTAGGAGGGTTGACTCCATCTGATGCTGAAGCAACAATCAAGGCACGCCTAATAAGTGAAGGTTATTTAGTAAGCCCTACGGTACAGGTGCGAGTGCTTAATAATAAATTTACTATTTTAGGTGAGGTGAATGCACCAGGCGTAAAGCCTTTTAGTGAAGAATCTATTAGTTTACTCGATGCAATAGGAATGGCTGGAGACATAACTTATTCGGCAATACGAAAAGATGTAAAATTAATTAGAGAATTGGATGGTAAACGTATTGTGTATCATGTTGACTTAACTAAATCTTCTTGGATGTCTAATCCTGATTTTAGAATTAGACAAAACGATGTTATTATAGTAACGCCTAACAAACTAAAAGTAAATAGTGGCGGGGTAATCAAAGATCCAATCCAATTATTAGGAGTGGTAGCTTCTCTTTTAGCACTCTTTTTGGTAATAAAACAAAATTAA